The Poriferisphaera corsica DNA segment GCAACCTCACCGCGGCGTTTCGCCTCCGCTTTGCGCTCCTCAAGTGTTGCCTTGTAATCCGCAATTTCCGCCTGCGATTTATTCTCACCTTCAACCGCACTGGCTTCGAGTGTCGCAACCTCAATACGCTGCTTGGATTCCGCAGCTTTTTTACCTTGCACCGCCTTCGCGTTCTGCTCCGCAACAGCGATCTGTTTCGCACGCTCAGCATTCGCCTCGCCCGCAATACCATCCGCTTCAAGCGAAGCAACCTTAATACGCTGATCACGCTCCGCTTGTTTCTGCCCCATATTCGATTGCGCGACCTGCTCAGCAACTAACACCTGCTTCTCACGATTCGCACTCGCTTCACCAATCGCACCGCCCTTATCAGCTTCCGCAACCTCGACCTTCGCCGTATTGATCGCTTCAGCCGCAGCCCTGCGGCCAATCGCGTCGATATACCCCGATTCATCAGTAATATCGCGAATATTCACGTTGATCACTTCAAGACCAACCTTCATCAGCTCGCTGTTCACGTTCTGATTAACCAACCCTAAGAATTTTTCACGGTCTTGGTTAATCTCTTCAATCGTCAGCGTCGCAATCACCAAACGCATCTGCCCAAGAATAATATCCCGCGCCTGTGTCGCGATATCAATCTCTGTCAGCCCCAGCAAACGCTCAGCAGCATTATTCATAATGTCCGCTTCTGTCGAGATACCAATCGTAAACGTCGATGGCACATTCACGCGGATATTCTTCTTAGATAGCGCGTTCGTCAGATCAATTTCAATCGTCATTGGCTCAAGATTTAGATACGCATAATCCTGAATCAATGGCAAGATCAATGCGCCACCACCATGCAAACACTTCGCTGTTCGCTCTCCTCCCACACTACCATAAACCACTAACACTTTATTAGACGGACACCGTTTATACCTTGTCGCCGCATACATCGCGATAAACAAAAACACCGCAACCGCAACACCGATCACCGCAAAGACCAGCCCTTCGCCAGCCGCTAACATCATCATTCCCATCATACGCTCCTTTATAGTTTCTATTTCATCTGCGCAGCCATGCCGCGCGCCCGGATATTCTTACCAATTTCTTGGCTATTGACGTTCTAAAATTCTTCAACACACAAACTAACCTTGCCCAACGGCCTCATGACATGGCTTCACCCAAAACACCTCATCATCCCCCACCTCAATTACCTCAACCATATCAAATGCATTCAACTCCGTTTCCCCCTTCGTCATCGCCTTCATCACCTTGCGGCGTCCCGATATCGATATTTCAATCTGCCCCATCCCCTTCGCACCTCCCGGAATCGTCAAATACACCTTCGCTGTTCGCCCAATCCCCGTCTTCACATCATACTCATTCGTGCCCTCTAGCCGCTTCACATACATAATCCCCACCGTTGATAGCAGCATCATTGCCATACCAAACCCCACCGACACCAACAAACTCATTGGCCCAGACAATCCAAACGAGATTCTTGCAGCCAACCCCATCCAACCTGTCCCCATAAAAAACGCCGTTATCGACAGCAACGAAAACACATTAAATGACTCCCCTGTGTCCATCGCATCAATGTCGTGTGCATCTAGTGCATCACCACCAATTAAATCCGTGTCAGTATCCCCACCCAACATCATCATTGCCATGCGGATTCCAAACAGAATCGTTGCAAACATCGCAATCGAAAAATAGATCATCGCATC contains these protein-coding regions:
- a CDS encoding flotillin family protein — encoded protein: MGMMMLAAGEGLVFAVIGVAVAVFLFIAMYAATRYKRCPSNKVLVVYGSVGGERTAKCLHGGGALILPLIQDYAYLNLEPMTIEIDLTNALSKKNIRVNVPSTFTIGISTEADIMNNAAERLLGLTEIDIATQARDIILGQMRLVIATLTIEEINQDREKFLGLVNQNVNSELMKVGLEVINVNIRDITDESGYIDAIGRRAAAEAINTAKVEVAEADKGGAIGEASANREKQVLVAEQVAQSNMGQKQAERDQRIKVASLEADGIAGEANAERAKQIAVAEQNAKAVQGKKAAESKQRIEVATLEASAVEGENKSQAEIADYKATLEERKAEAKRRGEVATANAAKDVLEAEKQQELARLEKEEVAQQMIEQRKIEIQAEAEAERQRRIAKGEADAILAKYQAEAEGMQKVLEAKAEGYNRLIEVCGDRKDLAPSLLIIEKLPELVAEQVKAIQNLKIDKITVWDSGSGGGSGDGETVPTGSTGSFLRGLMGALPPMHELAQQAGIDLPKVLGQVADTKSSDAGRTTFEAVPVADEES